A genomic window from Silene latifolia isolate original U9 population chromosome 11, ASM4854445v1, whole genome shotgun sequence includes:
- the LOC141612732 gene encoding inorganic pyrophosphatase 2-like — MEGIVAIFDFDKTIIDVDSDNWVVDELGFTELFNELLPTLPWNTLMDTMMKRMHEQGVTIDQIAEVLTRIPIHPRVVPAIKAAHSLGCDLRIVSDANTFFIEIILDHLGLRDYFSEINTNPSYVDGEGRLRIHPHHDFTKSSHGCCNPCPPNMCKGEVIKRILSEVGNKKIIYLGDGSGDYCPSLKLRDGDHVLPRKDFPVWQLISANPSLIRAKIHEWSDGADLERVLLSTIQDMILKGDYNTMSSQFLSVDCKLETMPTMSSHELPKPLPGQPRHVCNAILHTQYPRSASFGILQMKKPWESQGSRTMPISYLLRSQPAGLPVYL, encoded by the exons ATGGAGGGAATTGTTGCGATTTTCGACTTTGATAAAACGATCATTGATGTCGATAGTGATAATTGGGTTGTTGACGAGTTGGGTTTTACGGAACTTTTTAATGAGCTCCTTCCTACATTGCCATGGAACACCCTCATG GATACAATGATGAAAAGAATGCATGAACAAGGAGTTACAATTGATCAAATTGCAGAAGTTTTAACAAGAATTCCGATTCATCCTCGCGTTGTTCCGGCTATTAAAGCTGCCCATTCATTAGG GTGTGATTTGAGGATTGTTAGTGATGCGAATACGTTCTTCATCGAAATAATATTGGATCATCTCGGGTTACGAGATTATTTCTCGGAAATCAACACGAATCCGAGTTATGTGGATGGAGAAGGGAGATTGAGGATTCATCCTCACCATGATTTCACCAAGTCTTCTCATGGTTGTTGCAATCCATGCCCCCCAAATATGTGCAAG GGCGAAGTGATAAAAAGGATACTATCCGAAGTAGGGAACAAGAAGATAATTTATTTAGGAGACGGAAGTGGAGATTATTGTCCGTCCTTAAAACTAAGGGACGGTGATCATGTACTACCAAGAAAGGACTTCCCGGTCTGGCAATTAATCTCGGCCAACCCGAGCTTAATCCGAGCCAAGATCCATGAGTGGAGCGATGGAGCGGATCTTGAACGAGTACTATTGTCTACAATCCAAGACATGATCTTAAAGGGAGATTACAACACAATGTCGTCTCAATTCCTCAGCGTTGATTGCAAACTCGAGACAATGCCAACAATGTCGTCGCATGAGTTGCCTAAACCTCTGCCT GGCCAACCGCGACACGTATGTAATGCCATATTACATACACAGTATCCAAGATCGGCGAGTTTTGGCATATTACAAATGAAGAAGCCATGGGAATCACAGGGTAGCAGAACAATGCCAATATCATATCTATTGAGGAGTCAGCCTGCTGGACTACCAGTCTACCTCTAG
- the LOC141612983 gene encoding dof zinc finger protein DOF1.7-like, whose translation MQDHQSLTAAGFPQLKIQFPEHEQLRCPRCDSANTKFCYYNNYNLSQPRHFCKNCRRYWTKGGTLRNIPVGGGCRKTNKRPAPAADSNSSKQLQLQQRVVQTQSASSVPSSGLGSGLNYSQSQNPTLKIEPGPILGPTSVGTGSGISKESNFTSLLGLATNGQFGNFINRSSDGSGQNTGLDVLQGSGNSSEGFMLHGLQNGSDTNCWASNNNGWPDLAINTSGFKLQ comes from the coding sequence ATGCAAGATCATCAATCATTAACAGCAGCAGGATTTCCACAGCTGAAAATACAGTTTCCAGAGCATGAACAACTGAGATGCCCACGTTGTGACTCTGCAAACACTAAATTTTgttattacaacaattataaccTGTCACAACCTAGACACTTCTGCAAAAACTGTCGGAGATATTGGACTAAAGGTGGCACTCTGAGAAACATTCCTGTCGGCGGAGGCTGTCGAAAGACAAACAAACGCCCTGCTCCTGCAGCTGATTCGAATTCCTCGAAGCAGCTGCAGTTGCAGCAGCGTGTGGTTCAAACCCAGTCAGCATCAAGTGTCCCATCTTCAGGGTTGGGTTCTGGGCTGAATTATAGTCAGTCCCAGAACCCGACCCTGAAGATTGAGCCTGGCCCAATCCTGGGACCGACCAGTGTTGGGACGGGCTCGGGTATAAGTAAAGAGAGTAATTTTACCTCTCTTCTTGGGTTGGCTACAAATGGGCAATTTGGTAATTTTATCAATAGGTCGAGTGATGGGTCAGGTCAGAATACGGGTTTGGATGTGCTACAAGGAAGTGGGAATTCATCAGAAGGGTTTATGTTACATGGGCTGCAAAATGGAAGTGACACAAATTGTTGGGCAAGTAATAATAATGGATGGCCTGATCTTGCTATTAACACTTCAGGTTTTAAATTGCAGTGA